One stretch of Microbacterium terrae DNA includes these proteins:
- a CDS encoding citryl-CoA lyase, with translation MTGGTPEELVDEARRWWQTEIIEVRPGEIDLRGYPVQELIGNVSFVDAIWLMLRGDLPTRAQSALFEAALVSSVDHGPQAPSIAIARMAMTCGARINNAMASAINVLDDVHGGPGQQCMELYYAVDAELGDDGDLASAVRTVLQRRRDAGERYVPGFGHRWHPLDPRTPRLLALVDAASASDDVDGRFAAIGRAVEDAISEGRPQRIPMNVDGVTAVIYCELGLTPELGRGVFILSRSVGILAHANEQLLQGGRIKGPTPKSIGYTYTGPARRSVPLEREQ, from the coding sequence ATGACCGGCGGCACGCCCGAGGAACTCGTCGACGAAGCGCGTCGCTGGTGGCAGACCGAGATCATCGAGGTGCGCCCGGGTGAGATCGACCTGCGCGGATATCCGGTCCAGGAGCTGATCGGCAACGTGAGCTTCGTCGACGCGATCTGGCTCATGCTCCGCGGCGACCTGCCCACACGCGCGCAGTCCGCGCTCTTCGAAGCCGCACTCGTGTCTTCGGTCGACCACGGCCCGCAGGCGCCGTCGATCGCGATCGCGCGGATGGCGATGACCTGCGGTGCGCGCATCAACAATGCGATGGCGTCGGCGATCAACGTGCTCGACGACGTGCACGGCGGCCCCGGACAGCAGTGCATGGAGCTGTACTACGCCGTCGACGCGGAGCTCGGCGACGACGGCGACCTCGCGTCGGCGGTCCGCACCGTGCTGCAGCGCAGACGAGACGCCGGCGAGCGCTACGTCCCCGGATTCGGCCACCGCTGGCATCCGCTCGACCCGCGCACCCCGCGGCTGCTCGCCCTCGTCGACGCCGCGAGCGCGAGCGACGACGTCGACGGACGCTTCGCCGCCATCGGGCGCGCCGTGGAGGACGCCATCAGCGAAGGACGCCCGCAGCGCATCCCGATGAACGTCGACGGTGTGACAGCGGTCATCTACTGCGAGCTCGGCCTGACTCCGGAGCTCGGTCGCGGCGTCTTCATCCTGTCGCGCTCGGTGGGCATCCTCGCCCACGCGAACGAGCAGCTGCTGCAGGGCGGCCGCATCAAAGGACCCACCCCGAAGTCGATCGGTTACACGTACACCGGGCCGGCACGCCGATCCGTTCCCCTCGAGCGCGAGCAATGA
- a CDS encoding aldehyde dehydrogenase family protein: MAEPASRVLSSEQEAELDDVFERARAALAVIETYDQERVDRLIRAVAWAVANRSSFHRLVEMGIEESGLGDYGSRMNKRMKIRGVLRDALRSPSVGIIEEDAARGLVKYGKPVGIIGCVVPTTNPDLTPAGNAIYAIKARDVVVFSPHPRSKNTTFETVRLMREALESEGAPADILQCITLPSLTASQEIMRRSDLVIATGGQGLVRAAYSSGTPAYGVGAGNATEFVDETADIAETARNCMLSKTSDFGSGCSADGNVLVPASRYSDMLHALVAEGGYLATSEERAALKSVMWDAEGHRLADTVAVSPQALARAAGFDIPDDRRFIVVEGDGIAEDRQFCKEKLTTLMAVHPYDGGFEDGVEVAKRLYDIGGKGHSCGIASTDDAHIDYFARHMPVSRIMVRQPNSKANAGSFTNGMPMTSSMGCGTWGGNITSENVSLRHYLNSTWVSRTIAEDRPSDEELFGDFYDSALEATGTGR, encoded by the coding sequence ATGGCTGAACCGGCGAGCAGAGTGCTCTCGAGCGAGCAGGAGGCGGAGCTCGACGATGTGTTCGAGCGCGCCCGCGCTGCTCTGGCTGTCATCGAGACCTACGACCAGGAGCGCGTCGATCGCCTCATCCGCGCGGTCGCCTGGGCGGTGGCGAACCGCTCCTCGTTCCATCGCCTCGTCGAGATGGGCATCGAGGAATCCGGCCTCGGGGACTACGGGAGCCGCATGAACAAGCGCATGAAGATCCGCGGTGTGCTCCGCGACGCGCTCCGCAGCCCCTCGGTCGGGATCATCGAGGAGGATGCTGCGCGGGGCCTCGTGAAGTACGGCAAGCCGGTGGGGATCATCGGATGCGTCGTCCCCACGACGAACCCCGACCTCACGCCCGCAGGCAACGCGATCTACGCGATCAAGGCGCGTGACGTCGTCGTGTTCTCGCCGCATCCGCGGTCGAAGAACACCACGTTCGAGACGGTGCGCCTCATGCGTGAGGCCCTCGAATCCGAAGGCGCCCCGGCAGACATCCTGCAGTGCATCACGCTCCCGAGCCTCACGGCGTCGCAGGAGATCATGCGCCGGTCGGATCTCGTGATCGCGACCGGCGGTCAGGGTCTCGTGCGTGCCGCGTACAGCTCGGGCACGCCGGCCTACGGAGTGGGCGCCGGCAACGCCACCGAGTTCGTCGACGAGACGGCCGACATCGCCGAGACCGCCCGCAACTGCATGCTCTCGAAGACGTCGGACTTCGGCTCGGGATGCTCCGCCGACGGCAACGTGCTGGTGCCGGCATCCCGCTACTCCGACATGCTCCACGCGCTCGTGGCCGAGGGCGGGTATCTCGCCACGTCCGAAGAGCGGGCAGCCCTGAAGTCCGTGATGTGGGATGCCGAGGGGCACCGTCTCGCCGACACCGTCGCCGTGTCGCCTCAAGCTCTCGCGCGGGCGGCAGGCTTCGACATCCCCGACGACAGGCGATTCATCGTGGTCGAAGGCGACGGCATCGCCGAGGACCGGCAGTTCTGCAAAGAGAAGCTGACCACGCTGATGGCCGTCCATCCGTACGACGGCGGCTTCGAAGACGGCGTCGAGGTCGCGAAGCGGCTCTACGACATCGGCGGCAAGGGGCACTCGTGCGGCATCGCGTCGACCGACGACGCGCACATCGACTACTTCGCGCGGCACATGCCGGTCTCGCGCATCATGGTCCGCCAGCCCAACTCCAAGGCAAACGCCGGCTCGTTCACCAACGGCATGCCGATGACCTCGTCGATGGGATGCGGCACCTGGGGCGGCAACATCACCTCGGAGAACGTCTCGCTGCGCCACTACCTCAACTCGACCTGGGTCTCACGCACCATCGCGGAGGACCGCCCGTCCGACGAAGAGCTCTTCGGGGACTTCTACGATTCCGCGCTCGAGGCGACGGGAACCGGGCGATGA
- a CDS encoding outer membrane protein assembly factor BamB family protein, whose product MRKRLTRRLGAAGIGALVVLALAASPAYGIGSPAEPVPPAGLSGLDPTGADMPTVGGNLGNQHYSGLTDITKKNLKKLAPAWRTHLSEVAPASDDVGQQTTPIVVDGIIYLDTPSGGVIAVDGASGAPVWKWENDVYGLSGTRRGVAAGDGKIFTLGGGNRVVALDQETGAEVWAVQPTGPAGEDLGRVGKVATVYSDGIVYAHAADGDRGAVVALDASDGSYVWHFFGGPPRGEVFTGLDGVSFDASATWGPVLADGTDCSEEGGATSWMHGAVDPELGMYYMTFGNARSCTSSQNGSLRPGDNLFSSTLVAVDAATGDYKWHYQSIHHDVWDMDNVHPPTLADIEIAGEERKVLFYGSKSGHQFVLDRTDGTPALPVVEKEMITDSRQAHSATQPFPENRLLPDCVVWEKLDPDNIPGDPWRAVPNYNGYQPDAEGNLVFNPDSYVAADEPFLTYPAGSADHREGCMYDPQWDLPILSTTSQNGGADWSNNAYSPRTNLVYYPYGTNPVAHWNGAAANGQRAIGQYQTGGILAYDASTGEVAWQNHLGTDMSHGQGPLVTATDLLFAGQIDGRLLALDAKNGKQLWEFQTGSGIAGAPVTYEVDGEQYVAVIAAGSTNPYGASVTQGDSLWAFKLGGDHVTASGSQEGPDTAPLTIRRPVSGAAVEGATVGNTVLLARSSRTADTAAARDSVAQSAMQPTHLRVPVGSTVTFLNPGAETFPSFPNVKAHCATQFFEGEFNVRLEPGESYQHTFDRAGEYYFNDCTDPRPTGKIEVYLEAEDRPGALTFIPKRLDLGARSGLFTDVKGLVIAHFAVPRGYRYDGGAMLTTPLSDSPLPAGKVVGLGKHLVVTFDKAALDNNVPEGEVSLTLVADFTHDGVQKRLSSTATVTVVK is encoded by the coding sequence ATGCGCAAGCGACTGACCCGGCGGTTGGGTGCTGCAGGGATCGGAGCACTCGTCGTGCTCGCCCTCGCGGCCTCACCCGCGTACGGAATCGGGAGTCCCGCCGAGCCCGTTCCCCCAGCAGGACTGTCGGGACTGGATCCCACGGGTGCCGACATGCCCACTGTCGGCGGCAACCTCGGCAACCAGCACTACTCCGGGCTGACCGACATCACCAAGAAGAACCTGAAGAAGCTCGCGCCGGCGTGGCGCACGCATCTCTCGGAGGTGGCACCCGCTTCCGACGACGTCGGTCAGCAGACCACGCCGATCGTCGTCGACGGGATCATCTACCTCGACACGCCGAGCGGGGGAGTCATCGCCGTCGACGGCGCTTCGGGCGCACCGGTGTGGAAGTGGGAGAACGACGTCTACGGCCTGTCGGGCACGCGCCGGGGCGTGGCAGCCGGAGACGGGAAGATCTTCACCCTGGGGGGCGGCAACCGCGTCGTCGCACTCGACCAGGAGACCGGCGCCGAGGTGTGGGCGGTGCAGCCCACCGGGCCCGCGGGCGAAGACCTCGGTCGCGTCGGCAAGGTCGCGACCGTCTACTCGGACGGCATCGTGTACGCGCACGCCGCCGACGGTGACCGCGGCGCCGTCGTCGCGCTCGATGCGAGCGACGGCTCGTACGTCTGGCACTTCTTCGGCGGCCCGCCCCGCGGCGAGGTGTTCACCGGGCTCGACGGCGTATCCTTCGACGCGTCGGCGACCTGGGGGCCTGTGCTCGCCGACGGCACCGACTGCTCGGAAGAGGGCGGGGCGACGTCGTGGATGCACGGCGCCGTCGACCCCGAACTGGGCATGTACTACATGACCTTCGGCAATGCGCGCAGCTGCACGTCGTCGCAGAACGGGTCGCTGCGGCCGGGCGACAACCTGTTCTCGAGCACGCTCGTGGCGGTGGATGCCGCGACCGGCGACTACAAGTGGCACTACCAGTCGATCCATCACGACGTGTGGGACATGGACAACGTCCACCCGCCGACACTGGCCGACATCGAGATCGCGGGCGAGGAGCGCAAGGTCCTCTTCTACGGCAGCAAGTCGGGCCACCAGTTCGTCCTCGACCGCACCGACGGCACTCCGGCGCTCCCCGTCGTCGAGAAGGAGATGATCACGGACTCGCGCCAGGCTCACTCTGCGACGCAGCCGTTCCCCGAGAACCGGCTCCTGCCGGACTGCGTCGTGTGGGAGAAGCTCGACCCCGACAACATCCCCGGCGATCCCTGGCGCGCCGTGCCCAACTACAACGGCTACCAGCCCGACGCCGAGGGCAACCTCGTCTTCAACCCCGACAGCTACGTCGCGGCGGACGAGCCGTTCCTGACGTATCCGGCCGGTTCGGCCGATCACCGCGAGGGATGCATGTACGACCCGCAGTGGGATCTGCCGATCCTGTCGACGACGAGCCAGAACGGTGGCGCGGACTGGTCGAACAACGCGTACAGCCCGCGGACGAACCTCGTCTACTACCCCTACGGCACCAACCCCGTGGCCCACTGGAACGGAGCGGCGGCCAACGGTCAGCGCGCGATCGGCCAGTACCAGACGGGTGGCATCCTCGCCTACGACGCCTCGACGGGCGAGGTCGCGTGGCAGAACCACCTCGGCACCGACATGTCGCACGGTCAGGGGCCCCTGGTCACGGCGACCGATCTGCTCTTCGCCGGGCAGATCGACGGGCGTCTCCTCGCGTTGGATGCGAAGAACGGCAAGCAGCTGTGGGAGTTCCAGACCGGATCGGGGATCGCGGGAGCGCCCGTGACGTACGAGGTCGACGGCGAGCAGTATGTCGCCGTCATCGCGGCGGGCTCGACGAACCCCTACGGCGCATCGGTGACGCAGGGCGACTCGCTGTGGGCGTTCAAGCTGGGCGGCGACCACGTCACCGCGTCGGGAAGCCAGGAGGGGCCCGACACGGCACCGCTGACGATCCGGCGTCCGGTGAGCGGGGCGGCTGTCGAGGGGGCGACCGTCGGGAACACCGTCCTGCTCGCGCGCAGCAGCCGTACGGCCGACACCGCGGCGGCACGGGACAGTGTGGCGCAGAGCGCGATGCAGCCGACGCACCTGCGAGTGCCGGTCGGCAGCACCGTGACCTTCCTCAACCCGGGGGCCGAGACGTTCCCGAGCTTCCCGAACGTCAAGGCGCACTGCGCGACGCAGTTCTTCGAGGGCGAGTTCAACGTGCGGCTCGAGCCGGGGGAGTCGTACCAGCACACGTTCGACCGTGCCGGGGAGTACTACTTCAACGACTGCACCGACCCGCGACCCACGGGCAAGATCGAGGTGTACCTCGAGGCGGAGGATCGTCCCGGTGCACTCACCTTCATCCCGAAGCGACTGGATCTCGGGGCTCGATCGGGGCTCTTCACCGATGTGAAGGGTCTGGTGATCGCGCACTTCGCGGTTCCGCGCGGCTATCGCTACGACGGTGGGGCGATGCTGACAACCCCCCTGTCGGACAGCCCGCTCCCCGCCGGGAAGGTGGTCGGCCTCGGAAAGCATCTCGTCGTGACGTTCGACAAGGCCGCTCTCGACAACAACGTGCCCGAAGGAGAGGTGTCGTTGACGCTCGTCGCCGACTTCACCCATGACGGTGTCCAGAAGCGCCTGTCATCGACCGCGACGGTGACCGTCGTCAAGTAG
- a CDS encoding TRAP transporter small permease codes for MTEKDPGDKPEEPSGVDPAVAAESGLGDSIYGHTNTVFTVPKFNQDVPPDPRVLRVLSAIEITVGVTLFALIVIGVMYQVLGRYFPGVSWVGAGELALLSMVAMTFVMTGYLVGRNGHIVLEVFDELLAGRRLFAVLRIVSAVIMVVTCLALAYEAWVKITIEWGRASAAMHIPFGALYIFALVGFLSAAIHSAWKIPYANRPERKLDIGEMEG; via the coding sequence ATGACCGAGAAGGATCCCGGGGACAAGCCCGAGGAACCGTCGGGCGTCGACCCCGCCGTGGCCGCGGAGTCGGGCCTCGGCGACTCGATCTACGGGCACACCAACACCGTGTTCACGGTTCCGAAGTTCAACCAGGATGTGCCACCCGACCCGCGCGTGCTGCGCGTGCTGTCCGCCATCGAGATCACGGTCGGGGTCACGCTCTTCGCACTCATCGTCATCGGCGTGATGTACCAGGTGCTCGGGCGGTACTTCCCCGGGGTGTCCTGGGTCGGCGCAGGCGAACTCGCGCTGCTGTCGATGGTGGCGATGACCTTCGTCATGACCGGTTATCTCGTCGGCCGCAACGGGCACATCGTCCTCGAGGTCTTCGATGAGCTCCTCGCGGGTCGGAGGCTGTTCGCGGTCCTCCGGATCGTCTCGGCGGTGATCATGGTGGTCACGTGTCTCGCGCTCGCCTACGAGGCCTGGGTCAAGATCACCATCGAGTGGGGCCGAGCCAGCGCCGCGATGCACATCCCGTTCGGCGCGCTCTACATCTTCGCTCTAGTCGGGTTCCTCTCGGCGGCGATCCACTCCGCGTGGAAGATCCCGTACGCGAACCGCCCCGAGCGCAAGCTCGACATCGGCGAGATGGAGGGCTAG
- a CDS encoding TRAP transporter large permease: protein MDLWLYILLLVVFLLLRVPVAFAMIAASMLYFYSHDLSAGYAITSVVNGINSFPLLAVPLFIFVGTIANNLGIATRLYDFARALLPRLPGNLAYVNLGTAIGFSWISGSALADAASTSKVQIPQMLKAGYPYGFSAGLTASGSLMSTVMPPSIPAVLFAATASISTGALFAGSIIPAGLMALGLALYVFVWVRFHPEVASSRPFVAAMLGKASARVIGPALLPVIILGGIFSGWFTPTESAGIAAVYMLLLGLIYRTLTWRVFWKAAKETVIISGGILLILGASNLMGQVLAREQVSRALGEWLTGLTDNPIVFLLLLNVLLILLGIFLEAPPVILVLVPILMPIIGQFGIDPVQLGVIMILNLMIGSLTPPVGAVLFVVGSITRRPMGELFRGILPFLIPLGVVLLLLTIFPVVVTLVPTLLGLM, encoded by the coding sequence GTGGATCTCTGGCTCTACATCCTGCTGCTCGTCGTCTTCCTGCTCCTGCGGGTGCCCGTCGCCTTCGCGATGATCGCCGCGAGCATGCTGTACTTCTACAGCCACGACCTGTCGGCCGGCTACGCGATCACGTCCGTGGTCAACGGCATCAACAGCTTCCCACTCCTCGCCGTGCCGCTGTTCATCTTCGTCGGCACCATCGCGAACAACCTCGGCATCGCCACCCGGCTCTACGACTTCGCGCGGGCACTCCTTCCTCGTCTCCCGGGGAACCTCGCGTACGTGAACCTCGGCACGGCCATCGGCTTCTCGTGGATCAGCGGCTCCGCCCTCGCCGATGCCGCCTCCACGAGCAAGGTTCAGATCCCGCAGATGCTGAAAGCGGGATACCCCTACGGCTTCTCGGCGGGACTCACGGCGTCGGGCTCGCTCATGAGCACCGTCATGCCGCCGAGCATCCCGGCCGTTCTGTTCGCGGCCACGGCGTCGATCTCGACCGGCGCCCTGTTCGCCGGATCGATCATCCCGGCCGGCCTGATGGCGCTCGGCCTCGCGCTGTACGTGTTCGTCTGGGTCCGCTTCCACCCCGAGGTCGCCTCGAGCCGTCCATTCGTCGCGGCGATGCTCGGCAAGGCGAGCGCGCGGGTGATCGGGCCGGCGCTGCTTCCGGTGATCATCCTCGGCGGCATCTTCAGCGGGTGGTTCACGCCGACCGAGAGCGCGGGCATCGCGGCCGTCTACATGCTGCTGCTCGGCCTCATCTACCGCACCCTCACCTGGCGGGTGTTCTGGAAGGCCGCGAAGGAGACGGTCATCATCTCGGGCGGCATCCTGCTGATCCTCGGAGCGTCGAACCTCATGGGTCAGGTGCTCGCCCGCGAACAGGTCTCGCGGGCGCTCGGGGAGTGGCTGACGGGGCTCACCGACAACCCGATCGTGTTCCTCCTGCTCCTGAACGTGCTGCTCATCCTGTTGGGGATCTTCCTCGAGGCGCCGCCGGTCATCCTGGTGCTCGTGCCGATCCTCATGCCGATCATCGGGCAATTCGGGATCGACCCGGTGCAGCTCGGCGTGATCATGATCCTGAACCTCATGATCGGCTCGCTCACGCCACCTGTCGGCGCCGTGCTGTTCGTCGTCGGCTCGATCACCCGCAGACCGATGGGAGAGCTGTTCCGCGGCATCCTCCCCTTCCTCATACCACTGGGCGTGGTGCTCCTGCTGCTCACGATCTTCCCCGTCGTCGTCACGCTGGTGCCGACGCTGCTCGGGTTGATGTAG
- the dctP gene encoding TRAP transporter substrate-binding protein DctP, which produces MGTARSTRRSRFAASVLAASALVVTGCAGGGTPESTTSEPAAESEPVTLTVATSQNEETPNYYCGVELLKDRLEAADIGFTVELYPASQLGPDADRFPLVQAGDIDIDLQGASALSSTFEPIGVVDAAYAFDDVDHAFQWIDEGSEELFTSFHEATGVNIVDGWFFGNRTFTTKDVAVTSPDDLDGVAIRFPNSPQFLANAEALGVTNPVSVAVEEVYSALQQGIAVGQENPIVATHSSSYDEVLNTAVLNNHNVGIHWILVSDKTYEKMSEEQTALLEETIHEIRPENETCVDEATEEILDDYRSNADFTVIEQEDIDMDAFIEKAEEFFGTYFTGENLAAYQAIRDMAD; this is translated from the coding sequence ATGGGCACAGCCCGATCGACGCGCCGGAGCCGGTTCGCGGCGTCGGTGCTCGCAGCATCCGCCCTCGTCGTCACCGGCTGCGCCGGCGGCGGCACCCCCGAGAGCACGACGAGCGAACCCGCCGCCGAGAGCGAGCCGGTGACGCTCACCGTCGCCACGAGCCAGAACGAGGAGACCCCGAACTACTACTGCGGCGTAGAGCTGCTGAAGGATCGTCTCGAGGCGGCCGACATCGGCTTCACGGTGGAGCTCTACCCGGCGAGCCAGCTCGGTCCCGACGCCGATCGCTTCCCCCTCGTGCAGGCGGGTGACATCGACATCGACCTGCAGGGCGCATCGGCGCTGAGCTCGACGTTCGAGCCCATCGGCGTGGTCGACGCCGCCTACGCGTTCGACGACGTCGACCACGCATTCCAGTGGATCGACGAAGGCTCGGAGGAGCTGTTCACGTCGTTCCACGAGGCGACCGGGGTGAACATCGTCGACGGCTGGTTCTTCGGCAACCGCACCTTCACGACCAAGGACGTCGCGGTGACGAGCCCTGACGATCTCGATGGCGTCGCGATCCGGTTCCCGAACTCGCCGCAGTTCCTCGCGAACGCCGAGGCGCTGGGGGTCACGAACCCCGTGTCCGTCGCCGTCGAGGAGGTCTACTCGGCGCTTCAGCAGGGCATCGCCGTCGGCCAGGAGAACCCGATCGTCGCGACCCACTCGTCGAGCTACGACGAGGTGCTCAACACGGCGGTGCTCAACAACCACAACGTCGGCATCCACTGGATCCTCGTGAGCGACAAGACCTACGAGAAGATGAGCGAGGAGCAGACCGCGCTGCTCGAGGAGACCATCCACGAGATCCGCCCCGAGAACGAGACCTGCGTCGACGAGGCGACCGAGGAGATCCTCGACGACTACCGCTCGAACGCGGACTTCACGGTGATCGAGCAGGAGGACATCGACATGGATGCCTTCATCGAGAAGGCCGAGGAGTTCTTCGGCACCTACTTCACCGGTGAGAACCTCGCGGCCTACCAGGCCATCCGCGACATGGCGGACTGA
- a CDS encoding IclR family transcriptional regulator, with protein sequence MRTSGWTDSVSVLDRITAVLEAFGEHDDGLGVSELARRANLPKSTVSRIAADLVGQRFLDRDGDRLYIGVRLFELGQTVEMPRRLRRAALPVMNELRDRTGQTVNLAVLEAADVIIVATVRGEPTSKPPTRVGGRLPAHATALGKALLAFSPHAVVAGVVGAGLGPLTPRTICDPAVLQQELADIRRAGVAVEREECMPGRLCVASTAVGAVSSPLVAISITGLIADVAPERVAPAVRAAGIALGRAIAADHVS encoded by the coding sequence GTGCGCACATCAGGCTGGACCGATTCGGTCAGCGTCCTCGATCGGATCACCGCGGTGCTCGAGGCGTTCGGCGAGCATGACGACGGACTCGGTGTCTCAGAGCTCGCGCGCCGCGCGAATCTGCCGAAGTCGACGGTGTCGCGGATCGCCGCCGACCTCGTCGGGCAGCGATTCCTCGACCGAGACGGCGACAGGCTGTACATCGGGGTTCGGCTGTTCGAGCTCGGTCAGACCGTCGAGATGCCGCGGAGACTGCGCCGCGCCGCCCTTCCGGTGATGAACGAGCTGCGAGACCGCACCGGTCAGACCGTCAATCTCGCGGTGCTCGAGGCGGCGGACGTGATCATCGTCGCCACGGTGCGCGGGGAGCCGACATCGAAGCCGCCGACGCGGGTCGGCGGACGGCTCCCGGCCCACGCGACCGCACTCGGCAAGGCACTCCTCGCGTTCTCCCCCCACGCTGTCGTCGCCGGCGTCGTCGGCGCCGGCCTCGGGCCGCTCACACCCCGCACGATCTGCGACCCGGCCGTGCTGCAGCAGGAGCTCGCCGACATCCGGCGCGCCGGCGTCGCCGTCGAGCGCGAGGAGTGCATGCCCGGGCGGCTGTGCGTGGCGAGTACCGCAGTCGGCGCCGTCTCCTCACCGCTCGTGGCGATCTCCATCACCGGCCTCATCGCCGATGTCGCCCCCGAACGTGTCGCTCCCGCGGTGCGGGCGGCCGGCATTGCGCTCGGACGCGCGATCGCCGCGGACCACGTGTCTTGA
- a CDS encoding IclR family transcriptional regulator codes for MTSPAEWNTTPAASGAPVSVLERIISILDAVRDCDDGSTSITEIALRTGMAKSTVSRLVADLDRQRYLARTPSGVTLGLRLFELGARASIPRRLLAAAAPVIRNLRDATGERVGLWVQQGDDMVALATLAGRLPMLPSRPGTRSPALTTASGKAYLAFCADQSLIDRLSAPLVRNAADDFRHELDDVRSSVVAIDREVAYPGILAVASPVLAADHAVLGALSLAGPSSTMDAERLAPLVRAAGATLTRRLSAA; via the coding sequence ATGACGAGTCCCGCCGAGTGGAACACGACCCCCGCAGCGTCGGGCGCTCCTGTCTCCGTGCTCGAACGCATCATCTCGATCCTCGACGCGGTCCGAGACTGCGACGACGGATCGACCTCGATCACCGAGATCGCCCTGCGCACCGGCATGGCGAAGTCCACAGTGTCGCGCCTCGTCGCAGACCTCGACCGGCAGCGCTACCTCGCGCGAACGCCCTCGGGCGTCACGCTCGGGTTGCGACTGTTCGAGCTGGGCGCGCGTGCGAGCATCCCCCGGCGCCTGCTCGCGGCAGCAGCCCCGGTCATCCGCAACCTACGGGACGCGACCGGCGAGCGTGTCGGACTCTGGGTTCAGCAGGGCGACGACATGGTCGCGCTCGCGACGCTCGCGGGACGCCTTCCGATGCTCCCGAGCCGCCCCGGCACGCGCTCGCCCGCGCTCACGACGGCGAGCGGAAAGGCCTACCTCGCCTTCTGCGCCGATCAGAGCCTGATCGACAGGCTCAGCGCTCCGCTCGTCCGCAACGCCGCTGACGACTTCCGCCACGAACTCGACGACGTTCGTTCGTCGGTCGTCGCGATCGATCGCGAGGTCGCCTACCCGGGGATCCTCGCGGTCGCGAGCCCCGTCCTCGCCGCAGATCATGCCGTGCTCGGCGCGCTCTCGCTCGCGGGGCCCAGTTCGACCATGGACGCCGAACGCCTCGCACCGCTGGTTCGCGCCGCCGGTGCCACCCTCACCCGACGACTCTCCGCCGCATAG
- a CDS encoding shikimate dehydrogenase, whose product MIRVGLVGQGITASLTPPMHEAEAAALGLAYEYRIFDLLDLGVPAERVGRILEEARESGFAAMNITHPCKQLVFDIVESLDDDAARLGAVNLVVFADGRLVGYNTDWIGYRDGLVAGLAGASFERVVQIGCGGAGAATAYALLSHGTAHLVLTDADVDRAEELTERMRPHFPGQVVETVQPGRLEAAIRTATGVVHATPMGMLHHPGVAFDVGLLQPAAWVSDVVYRPLETALVREATRRGHAVLDGGLMAVGQACASLQIITGANPDRARMERHFRALIGAEEQAAGGSIR is encoded by the coding sequence GTGATCCGTGTCGGTCTCGTGGGGCAGGGCATCACGGCCTCCCTCACCCCTCCGATGCACGAGGCCGAGGCTGCAGCGCTGGGCCTCGCGTACGAGTACCGGATCTTCGACCTCCTCGATCTCGGTGTGCCCGCCGAGCGCGTCGGGCGCATCCTCGAAGAGGCGCGGGAGTCAGGGTTCGCGGCGATGAACATCACGCACCCGTGCAAGCAGCTCGTGTTCGACATCGTCGAAAGCCTCGATGACGATGCCGCGCGCCTCGGCGCGGTGAACCTCGTCGTGTTCGCAGACGGGCGGCTGGTCGGCTACAACACGGACTGGATCGGCTACCGCGACGGACTCGTCGCGGGGCTCGCCGGTGCGTCGTTCGAGCGTGTCGTGCAGATCGGGTGCGGGGGCGCCGGGGCGGCCACGGCGTACGCGCTGCTGTCGCACGGCACTGCGCATCTCGTCCTCACGGACGCGGACGTCGACCGCGCGGAGGAGCTGACTGAGCGGATGCGTCCGCACTTCCCCGGGCAGGTGGTCGAGACGGTGCAGCCTGGCCGGCTCGAGGCGGCGATCAGGACGGCGACCGGGGTCGTGCACGCGACGCCGATGGGCATGCTGCACCATCCTGGAGTCGCGTTCGACGTCGGGCTCCTCCAGCCCGCCGCCTGGGTCTCGGATGTCGTCTATCGACCGCTCGAGACCGCGCTCGTCCGCGAGGCGACGAGGCGCGGGCATGCGGTGCTCGACGGCGGTCTCATGGCCGTCGGGCAGGCATGCGCTAGTCTCCAGATCATCACGGGCGCGAATCCTGATCGCGCACGGATGGAGCGGCATTTCCGGGCACTCATCGGCGCCGAAGAACAGGCCGCCGGAGGGAGCATCCGATGA